From Sporosarcina sp. Te-1, the proteins below share one genomic window:
- a CDS encoding polyprenyl synthetase family protein, producing the protein MEKLKLLSLYADFRKDLAYIEKELEKSVDSSSPIIRQASLHLLRAGGKRIRPIFVILASKFGDYSLKHVSKVAVSLELIHMASLVHDDVIDNSDMRRGFETVKSKWDNRIAMYTGDFIFSKALISIGEIEHAGVHRLLAETMLEIVKGEIIQIDYQQQIDQSLRDYLRRIKRKTALLLSSSCELGALVSGADADFVCKMRRFGYFAGMAYQIVDDILDITATDEQLGKPAGSDLMNGHVTLPILYIKDEPDFKPYMLKSFDGSLTEMERGEMLAYIRKSGAIETAQAISDRYLEKAVAEVEALPDGDAKKALLQIAAFIGKRNY; encoded by the coding sequence TTGGAGAAATTGAAGTTATTATCGCTTTATGCAGACTTCCGGAAGGATCTCGCTTATATAGAAAAGGAACTTGAGAAATCCGTCGATTCCTCTTCGCCTATCATTCGGCAAGCATCCCTCCATCTGCTGCGTGCCGGTGGAAAGCGAATCCGGCCAATTTTTGTCATCCTTGCATCCAAATTTGGCGATTATTCATTAAAACATGTTTCAAAAGTTGCCGTTTCACTTGAATTGATCCATATGGCTTCACTTGTCCATGATGACGTCATTGATAATTCGGACATGAGACGCGGTTTTGAGACGGTGAAATCGAAATGGGATAATCGGATCGCCATGTATACTGGGGATTTCATCTTTTCTAAAGCGCTCATTTCCATCGGGGAGATCGAACATGCAGGTGTTCATCGTCTGTTAGCTGAAACAATGCTTGAAATTGTTAAGGGCGAGATCATTCAAATTGATTACCAGCAACAAATTGATCAATCGTTGCGTGACTATTTGCGGCGCATCAAAAGGAAAACAGCTCTGCTGCTATCCTCGAGTTGTGAATTGGGAGCGCTAGTTTCCGGAGCTGATGCCGACTTTGTTTGCAAAATGCGCCGTTTCGGGTATTTTGCAGGGATGGCGTATCAAATCGTTGATGATATACTTGACATCACGGCTACCGATGAGCAGCTTGGCAAGCCGGCGGGAAGCGATCTGATGAATGGACATGTCACCTTGCCGATCCTATACATAAAAGATGAACCGGATTTCAAACCCTATATGCTGAAATCGTTTGACGGCTCGTTGACCGAAATGGAACGCGGGGAAATGCTTGCATATATTCGAAAATCCGGAGCCATTGAGACAGCGCAGGCCATAAGCGATCGGTATCTCGAGAAGGCCGTGGCAGAAGTGGAAGCGTTGCCCGATGGGGATGCCAAGAAAGCCTTGCTCCAAATCGCCGCCTTCATTGGAAAGAGAAATTATTGA
- a CDS encoding demethylmenaquinone methyltransferase, which yields MTTSKEQKVHHVFEKISGEYDKMNSVISFNQHKKWRQDIMERMNVAPGSAALDVCCGTADWTIALAEATGPTGTVIGLDFSEGMLANAKPKVAHYPTIELMHGNAMKLPFPDNTFDYVTIGFGLRNVPDYATVLAEMRRVLKPGGMAACLETSQTEIPVYRQVFRFYFKAIMPMLGKLFAKSYNEYSWLQESADDFPGVQELAQLFVEAGFREVSYKKYSGGAAAGHIAYK from the coding sequence GTGACGACTTCAAAGGAACAAAAAGTGCATCATGTATTTGAAAAAATTTCGGGTGAATATGACAAGATGAATTCAGTCATCAGTTTCAACCAGCACAAAAAGTGGCGTCAGGATATTATGGAGCGCATGAATGTCGCTCCTGGATCGGCGGCTTTGGATGTATGTTGCGGCACAGCTGACTGGACCATCGCATTAGCTGAGGCCACCGGACCGACCGGAACTGTGATCGGTCTGGATTTCAGCGAAGGCATGCTGGCGAACGCCAAACCGAAAGTTGCACACTATCCAACCATCGAATTGATGCACGGCAATGCAATGAAGCTGCCGTTCCCTGATAATACATTCGATTATGTGACAATTGGATTCGGCTTGCGTAATGTACCTGACTATGCAACGGTGCTTGCCGAAATGAGAAGAGTTCTAAAACCGGGTGGCATGGCGGCTTGTCTGGAAACTTCCCAGACCGAAATTCCGGTTTATCGCCAAGTGTTCCGTTTTTATTTTAAAGCGATTATGCCGATGCTCGGCAAATTGTTTGCGAAAAGCTATAATGAATATTCGTGGCTGCAGGAGTCGGCAGATGATTTCCCTGGCGTGCAAGAGCTTGCGCAACTGTTTGTAGAAGCCGGTTTTAGAGAAGTCTCGTACAAAAAATATAGCGGTGGTGCCGCTGCAGGTCATATCGCCTATAAATAA
- the folE gene encoding GTP cyclohydrolase I FolE, whose product MKEVDHEKIEKAVTMILEAIGEDPSREGLIETPKRVAKMYAEAFEGLNKDPRQYFETVFHENHDEVVLVKDIPFHSMCEHHLVPFFGHAHIAYIPRNGVVAGLSKLARAVETTARRPQLQERITSTVANAMMEMLNPIGVYVIIEAEHMCMTMRGIKKPGAKTVTTVARGVYEHDDVKRAEILSLIKSV is encoded by the coding sequence ATGAAGGAAGTGGATCACGAAAAAATAGAAAAAGCTGTGACGATGATCCTGGAAGCAATCGGTGAAGATCCTTCTCGCGAGGGGCTGATTGAGACGCCGAAACGGGTGGCGAAAATGTATGCCGAAGCATTTGAAGGTTTGAATAAAGATCCGAGACAATATTTTGAAACCGTATTTCATGAAAACCACGATGAAGTGGTGTTAGTAAAAGATATTCCGTTTCATTCGATGTGTGAACATCACCTTGTCCCGTTTTTCGGACATGCCCATATCGCATACATACCTAGAAATGGTGTTGTCGCTGGATTAAGCAAACTGGCGCGCGCAGTGGAAACGACAGCTAGAAGACCGCAACTTCAGGAAAGAATCACATCTACGGTAGCAAACGCAATGATGGAAATGCTGAATCCGATCGGTGTCTATGTCATTATTGAAGCAGAACATATGTGCATGACGATGCGCGGCATTAAAAAGCCGGGTGCTAAGACGGTTACGACCGTTGCAAGGGGCGTTTATGAACATGATGATGTCAAGAGAGCAGAGATCTTGTCGCTGATCAAATCAGTTTGA
- the aroC gene encoding chorismate synthase encodes MRFFTAGESHGPQLTAIIEGLPAQMELHEEMINKELKRRQGGHGRGRRMQIEKDKVVISSGVRHGKTLGSPVTMTVVNDDWKHWTGIMGIEPLPDDVDPRDIKRRITRPRPGHADLVGGMKYGHRDLRNVLERSSARETTMRVAIGAVAKQFLKELGIHTVSHVTEIGGVATDPAAYAGLSVDKLREIVENDPVYCADPVASEKMVEAIDSIKERGDTLGGIVEVIIEGCPPGIGSYVQFDRKLDGKLAGAMMSINAFKGVEVGLGFEMAKIPGSEVHDEIAWNEEAGYYRKSNRLGGLEGGMSTGMPIVIRGVMKPIPTLYKPLESVDIETKEPFVATIERSDPCAVPAASVVAEHVIATELAKAIMEEFRSFTMEGLKKELNEYREYVKGF; translated from the coding sequence ATGAGATTTTTTACTGCTGGTGAATCACACGGTCCACAACTTACCGCTATTATTGAAGGGCTTCCTGCACAAATGGAGCTGCATGAAGAGATGATCAATAAAGAATTGAAGAGGCGGCAAGGTGGCCATGGCCGGGGCCGCAGAATGCAAATAGAAAAAGACAAAGTCGTCATTTCATCGGGCGTCCGTCATGGGAAGACGCTTGGTTCACCTGTCACGATGACAGTGGTAAATGATGATTGGAAGCATTGGACCGGCATAATGGGAATTGAGCCATTGCCAGATGATGTGGATCCTCGGGACATCAAGCGCCGTATCACTCGTCCTCGTCCAGGTCATGCTGATTTGGTTGGCGGCATGAAATACGGTCATCGCGACTTGCGCAATGTCTTGGAACGGTCCTCTGCCCGTGAAACAACAATGCGTGTTGCAATCGGGGCGGTAGCCAAACAATTTTTGAAAGAACTAGGCATCCATACAGTTTCGCATGTGACTGAAATTGGGGGAGTTGCTACGGATCCCGCTGCCTATGCCGGTCTTTCAGTAGATAAACTTAGAGAGATCGTCGAAAATGATCCTGTCTACTGTGCTGATCCGGTTGCGTCAGAAAAAATGGTAGAAGCAATCGATTCGATCAAAGAACGGGGCGATACACTTGGCGGTATCGTGGAGGTGATCATTGAAGGGTGTCCTCCAGGAATCGGAAGCTATGTACAGTTTGACCGCAAGCTGGATGGTAAACTTGCCGGTGCCATGATGAGCATTAATGCGTTCAAAGGGGTAGAGGTCGGACTGGGCTTTGAAATGGCAAAAATACCGGGAAGTGAAGTTCATGATGAAATTGCCTGGAATGAGGAAGCGGGTTACTATCGCAAATCAAACCGTCTTGGCGGCTTGGAAGGCGGAATGTCTACGGGCATGCCAATCGTCATTAGAGGTGTGATGAAGCCGATTCCTACTCTATATAAACCACTTGAAAGTGTGGATATTGAAACGAAGGAACCATTTGTGGCAACAATCGAGCGTTCTGATCCGTGTGCGGTGCCTGCTGCATCCGTCGTTGCGGAGCATGTGATCGCAACCGAATTGGCTAAAGCGATTATGGAGGAGTTCCGTTCATTCACAATGGAAGGGCTGAAAAAAGAGCTGAATGAGTATAGAGAATATGTAAAGGGGTTTTAA
- the aroB gene encoding 3-dehydroquinate synthase produces the protein MAKLTVKIPDHEYDVHIGDQAYDLLATAYGDRLQKADQIGIIADEKAAGLHLDKLKTAIQTVGVKPFVKIVPAGEACKTPAVFFDCHSFLLQNHFTRNSLLIAFGGGACGDLTGFVAATFMRGIAYIQCPTTILAHDSAVGGKTAINMPEGKNMVGSFHQPEAVLFQTPILQTLPVREIRSGMAELLKHALISDAAWSEELLDNQQFISPSAEWLSIELMKGIQVKANIVEEDQFEQSTRKFLNFGHTFGHGVEAVCGFGGLSHGECVMIGMAYSLILSERHGLKPIGMADRLIEFAQRNGYTFNPIHQYPFRAFMDYMKKDKKSMYGQLNFVLLHEIGYPYVAAVTEEECETVFEELKKRTGACRNDS, from the coding sequence ATGGCGAAATTAACAGTTAAAATTCCTGATCATGAGTATGACGTTCATATTGGCGATCAAGCATATGACCTGCTGGCTACAGCGTACGGCGATCGATTGCAAAAAGCCGATCAAATCGGCATCATTGCAGATGAGAAAGCGGCGGGCCTCCACTTGGACAAACTGAAAACGGCCATTCAAACAGTAGGAGTAAAGCCCTTCGTGAAGATTGTACCCGCAGGGGAAGCTTGTAAAACGCCGGCAGTCTTCTTTGATTGCCATTCCTTCTTGCTGCAAAATCACTTCACAAGGAATTCCTTGCTCATTGCGTTTGGGGGGGGTGCCTGCGGTGACTTGACGGGTTTTGTGGCAGCCACTTTTATGAGGGGTATTGCCTATATTCAATGTCCGACAACTATCTTGGCTCATGACAGTGCTGTCGGAGGAAAGACGGCGATTAATATGCCGGAAGGAAAGAATATGGTGGGGTCTTTTCATCAACCGGAAGCTGTCTTGTTCCAAACTCCCATCCTTCAAACATTGCCGGTAAGGGAAATTCGATCCGGCATGGCAGAATTGTTGAAACACGCACTTATTTCCGATGCGGCTTGGTCGGAAGAGTTGCTGGACAATCAGCAGTTTATCTCGCCTTCAGCAGAATGGCTATCGATCGAATTAATGAAAGGGATTCAAGTGAAGGCGAACATTGTGGAGGAAGACCAGTTTGAACAGTCAACGAGAAAGTTTTTGAACTTTGGGCATACATTCGGCCACGGCGTGGAGGCTGTTTGTGGCTTCGGTGGGTTGAGCCACGGTGAATGTGTCATGATCGGAATGGCGTACAGTCTTATCTTAAGTGAACGTCATGGATTGAAGCCTATTGGAATGGCCGATCGCCTAATCGAGTTCGCTCAGCGCAACGGCTATACGTTTAATCCGATCCATCAGTATCCATTCCGGGCTTTCATGGACTACATGAAGAAAGATAAAAAATCCATGTATGGCCAATTGAACTTTGTTCTATTGCATGAAATCGGCTATCCGTATGTCGCAGCAGTGACGGAGGAAGAGTGTGAGACGGTATTTGAAGAATTGAAGAAAAGAACGGGGGCGTGCAGGAATGACAGTTAG
- a CDS encoding heptaprenyl diphosphate synthase component 1, with the protein MERAYMQYVKEYVNEVEQSIYEPTVNRHFSATIVDEKKAFFLLLPLLNGEAWSAHLQTSAVAVGAVHAAFDVHDRIDVIDATPKSQQLLVLSGDHFSGIYYRLLASLPDFPFIRSLSGTIGLINETKTNMMKKPPVGSEQVIKMIAIIEAGCIADFYQRFGFTAYLEITELVLPLLWIGERLGGTIGVQERVIGQNINMTDLELAYSKLAQRLEQVLENAYFLSSNLKNEITEMIIPFAEHADSNRR; encoded by the coding sequence ATGGAAAGAGCATATATGCAATATGTAAAAGAATATGTAAACGAAGTGGAACAATCCATCTACGAACCGACTGTCAATCGACATTTTTCTGCAACGATAGTAGATGAAAAAAAAGCATTTTTCCTGTTGCTTCCTCTGTTGAATGGGGAGGCTTGGTCAGCGCATCTTCAGACTTCGGCAGTGGCTGTCGGTGCAGTCCACGCGGCGTTTGACGTCCATGACCGGATTGATGTGATAGATGCAACACCGAAAAGCCAGCAGCTTCTCGTGCTTTCAGGAGATCACTTCAGCGGCATCTATTACCGTTTGCTGGCATCACTTCCGGATTTTCCGTTTATCCGATCATTATCCGGGACAATCGGCTTGATCAATGAAACGAAGACAAACATGATGAAAAAGCCACCTGTCGGTTCAGAGCAAGTGATCAAAATGATTGCAATCATTGAAGCGGGCTGTATAGCTGATTTTTATCAAAGATTTGGCTTTACAGCATACTTGGAAATCACAGAACTGGTATTGCCTCTTCTTTGGATCGGGGAACGACTAGGCGGAACAATCGGTGTACAGGAACGGGTAATCGGTCAAAATATCAACATGACGGATTTAGAACTTGCCTATAGTAAATTGGCTCAACGTCTAGAACAAGTGTTGGAAAATGCTTATTTCCTATCCTCAAACTTGAAGAATGAAATAACCGAAATGATAATTCCATTCGCTGAGCATGCCGACTCGAATAGGAGATGA
- the spoIVA gene encoding stage IV sporulation protein A, with translation MKEELYENLARRTDGDIYIGVVGPVRVGKSTFVKRVMEEVVIPNMLDAGDRARAQDELPQSSPGPIIMTSEPKFVPAQGTSVSIGDGELTFQVRLADCVGYVIDGVRGYEDEDGPKYVHTPWHNEPIPFEEAARIGTDKVIRDHSTIGILVTTDGTVNNIPRAAAEVAEEEIVAKLKDIGKPFVIVLNSKMPAHDRTVALKEQLIERHGVPVIAISADQLNAQEIQLILKEALFEFPITHIDLQKPDWMDVLGADHELNSSIDNVINEGFLEVSKIRKVQELAERLKDEKYVRHAEVVEVDAGKGRATVNIEMDEQAFQEVCETIMQREMRTKKDWLVFVQDAVKAKKSYDMYAEAIETAKQTGYGVALPTIADFQPSPPELIKQDNFYGVRMRASAPSLHIIRIDMDAEFSPLIGSEFHSHHLLKELKNAYLHDRDALWQTQLFGTPLHEVMKESIRFKTSSVPPNARKRLRETIEQMVNNGNKGMITFIV, from the coding sequence ATGAAAGAGGAGTTGTATGAAAATCTGGCTAGACGTACGGATGGGGATATCTATATAGGAGTGGTCGGCCCTGTTCGTGTGGGGAAATCGACATTTGTGAAAAGGGTGATGGAAGAAGTCGTCATTCCGAACATGTTGGATGCGGGGGATCGCGCAAGAGCACAGGATGAGCTGCCACAAAGTTCCCCTGGCCCAATTATTATGACATCTGAGCCGAAATTCGTCCCAGCCCAAGGGACGTCTGTCTCAATCGGCGACGGAGAATTGACATTTCAAGTAAGATTAGCAGACTGTGTAGGGTATGTTATTGATGGTGTGAGAGGGTACGAGGATGAGGATGGGCCAAAATATGTCCACACTCCATGGCATAATGAGCCGATTCCTTTTGAAGAAGCGGCCCGTATCGGGACGGATAAAGTGATCCGGGATCACTCCACCATCGGCATTTTAGTAACAACGGATGGGACTGTCAATAACATCCCAAGGGCTGCGGCCGAGGTAGCGGAGGAAGAAATAGTCGCGAAATTAAAAGACATCGGAAAGCCATTTGTCATCGTACTGAATTCCAAAATGCCGGCACATGATCGGACAGTCGCTTTGAAAGAGCAACTGATCGAACGTCATGGCGTTCCGGTCATTGCAATTAGTGCAGATCAGCTGAATGCCCAAGAGATTCAGCTTATCTTAAAGGAAGCGTTGTTTGAGTTCCCAATAACTCATATCGATTTGCAAAAGCCGGATTGGATGGATGTGCTCGGCGCGGACCATGAACTGAACTCTTCTATTGACAATGTAATTAATGAAGGGTTTCTGGAAGTATCAAAAATCCGCAAAGTTCAAGAGCTGGCGGAACGGCTGAAAGATGAAAAGTATGTTCGCCATGCAGAAGTTGTGGAAGTAGATGCCGGAAAAGGCCGGGCCACTGTTAATATTGAAATGGACGAACAGGCATTCCAAGAAGTGTGCGAAACAATCATGCAACGAGAGATGAGGACGAAAAAGGATTGGCTCGTCTTCGTCCAAGATGCAGTTAAAGCGAAAAAATCGTACGACATGTACGCCGAGGCGATCGAAACTGCCAAGCAGACAGGATATGGGGTCGCGCTTCCAACCATTGCAGACTTCCAACCGTCTCCACCTGAATTGATTAAACAGGACAATTTCTACGGAGTGCGCATGAGAGCGTCCGCTCCTTCGCTCCATATTATCCGGATTGATATGGATGCCGAATTCTCGCCGTTAATCGGGTCCGAGTTCCATAGCCATCACTTGTTAAAGGAATTGAAGAACGCGTATTTGCATGACAGAGACGCGTTATGGCAAACGCAGTTGTTCGGAACCCCGCTCCATGAGGTAATGAAGGAGAGCATCCGGTTCAAGACCTCATCTGTTCCGCCAAATGCACGGAAACGCCTGCGGGAGACGATTGAGCAGATGGTCAATAATGGAAACAAAGGTATGATCACATTCATCGTCTAA
- a CDS encoding protein-glutamate O-methyltransferase CheR, with translation MADYDEFIKNIKRKTGIDLSLYKEAQMKRRLTSLYEKKGFRNFSDYYQAIHNDNVLLDEFLDRMTINVSEFYRNAQRWDVLDKKIIPMLLKDKKKLKIWSAACSTGEEPYSLAMVMSGHVPRSDISILATDLDKGVLERAKVGLYSDRSLKEVPKHVLQNYFVNEGQYYQVTDEIKRTVTFKQHNLLNDSYGSDFDLIVCRNVMIYFTEEAKDQIYMSFSKALRPGGILFVGSTEQIFNPSKFQFESEDTFFYKKI, from the coding sequence TTGGCGGATTATGATGAGTTCATCAAGAACATTAAACGCAAGACAGGAATAGATTTGTCCCTATATAAAGAGGCACAAATGAAACGAAGGCTCACCTCGCTATACGAGAAAAAGGGATTTCGGAATTTCTCCGATTATTACCAAGCCATACATAATGATAATGTACTGCTAGATGAATTTCTAGATCGCATGACCATCAATGTGTCAGAATTCTATAGAAACGCACAAAGATGGGACGTGCTGGACAAGAAGATAATACCGATGCTTTTAAAAGATAAAAAGAAATTAAAGATTTGGAGCGCGGCCTGTTCCACTGGTGAAGAACCGTATTCTTTGGCGATGGTCATGTCCGGCCATGTACCACGCTCCGATATTTCCATACTTGCCACTGACTTGGATAAAGGTGTGTTGGAACGAGCGAAAGTTGGACTTTATTCAGATCGGTCGCTCAAAGAAGTTCCGAAACATGTACTGCAAAACTATTTCGTCAATGAAGGCCAATATTATCAAGTAACTGACGAAATCAAACGGACGGTTACATTTAAACAACATAATCTCTTGAATGATTCGTACGGTTCGGATTTTGACTTAATCGTCTGCCGGAACGTCATGATTTATTTTACGGAAGAAGCAAAGGATCAGATTTATATGAGCTTCTCAAAGGCACTACGGCCAGGCGGCATCCTCTTTGTAGGAAGTACGGAACAAATATTCAACCCGTCGAAATTTCAATTCGAATCGGAAGATACGTTTTTCTACAAGAAAATATAA
- a CDS encoding HU family DNA-binding protein, protein MNKTELINSVAETAGLTKKDATKAVEAVFDTIQSALAKGDKVQLIGFGNFEVRERAARKGRNPQSGEEIEIAASKVPAFKAGKALKDAVK, encoded by the coding sequence GTGAATAAGACAGAATTGATCAACTCAGTTGCTGAAACTGCAGGTTTGACGAAAAAGGATGCTACTAAAGCAGTTGAAGCTGTATTCGATACAATCCAATCGGCACTTGCAAAAGGTGATAAGGTACAATTGATCGGTTTTGGTAACTTCGAGGTTCGTGAGCGTGCAGCACGTAAAGGCCGCAACCCACAATCAGGTGAAGAAATCGAAATCGCAGCAAGCAAAGTTCCTGCATTCAAAGCAGGTAAAGCACTTAAAGACGCTGTAAAGTGA
- the mtrB gene encoding trp RNA-binding attenuation protein MtrB codes for MTQPDFIIIKAKEDGVNVIGLTRGNDTKFHHTEKLDKGEVMIAQFTEHTSAMKIRGKAEIHSSHGVVSSEGKE; via the coding sequence ATGACGCAGCCTGACTTTATTATCATAAAAGCGAAAGAGGACGGTGTGAACGTCATTGGTCTGACGAGGGGGAACGATACGAAGTTTCACCATACGGAGAAACTCGACAAAGGTGAAGTAATGATAGCACAATTCACCGAGCATACGTCGGCAATGAAAATACGCGGGAAAGCCGAAATTCATTCATCGCACGGAGTTGTATCCAGTGAGGGGAAAGAGTGA
- the ndk gene encoding nucleoside-diphosphate kinase — protein MERTFLMVKPDGVQRNLIGEIVSRFEKKGFTLVGGKLMQISQELAEQHYGEHKERPFFGELVDFITSGPVFAMVWEGENVISTARLMMGATNPKESAPGTVRGDFAVTVGKNIIHGSDSPESAVREIGLFFKEEELVSYDKSMTSWIN, from the coding sequence ATGGAAAGAACATTTTTAATGGTTAAGCCGGATGGCGTACAACGTAATTTAATCGGTGAAATCGTAAGCCGTTTTGAAAAGAAAGGCTTTACATTGGTTGGCGGAAAACTTATGCAAATTTCACAAGAACTTGCTGAACAGCATTATGGTGAACACAAAGAGCGTCCATTCTTTGGCGAACTAGTTGATTTCATCACATCTGGTCCAGTTTTCGCAATGGTGTGGGAAGGCGAAAACGTCATCTCCACAGCGCGTCTTATGATGGGAGCTACAAACCCGAAAGAATCTGCACCTGGAACAGTGCGCGGTGATTTTGCAGTAACCGTTGGCAAAAACATCATTCATGGATCTGATTCACCTGAATCAGCTGTTCGTGAAATCGGCTTGTTCTTCAAAGAAGAAGAGCTTGTTTCCTATGACAAATCGATGACTAGCTGGATCAACTAA